One Candidatus Flexicrinis proximus DNA window includes the following coding sequences:
- a CDS encoding aldo/keto reductase family protein, with product MQYRRLGRAGIKVSAISIGAWLTYGSNRLEFDQAAACLRTAVESGINFIDVADIYAYGEAEKVVGQVVKDYDRTKLVISTKAYWPMSQDANDRGLSRKHIVESVNKSLKRFDVDYIDLFFCHRYDDQSETEETVRALSDLVAQGKILYWGTSMWSASQLEEAVGIARATGSYAPVSEQPQYNMLEREQVEGDVEDTCARHGIGLVVWSPLAQGVLTGKYNDGIPEDSRAKSVDQNWFARQLETGRIERVRKLTALAGEMDTTPSALALAWALRNRVVSSVITGATKPAQVHENLKALDVEITPDIDAKIEDILQNKPQRRRHN from the coding sequence ATGCAGTATCGTCGGCTTGGCCGCGCAGGTATCAAGGTAAGCGCTATCAGTATCGGCGCATGGCTGACCTATGGCAGCAACCGCCTCGAGTTCGATCAGGCGGCGGCGTGCTTGCGTACAGCGGTAGAAAGCGGCATCAACTTCATCGATGTCGCGGATATATACGCGTATGGCGAGGCTGAAAAAGTTGTTGGTCAAGTCGTGAAGGACTACGACCGTACAAAGCTGGTCATCAGTACAAAGGCGTATTGGCCGATGAGCCAGGACGCCAATGATCGCGGCCTCAGTCGCAAACACATCGTTGAATCCGTCAATAAGTCGCTCAAGCGTTTTGATGTCGACTATATCGATCTTTTCTTTTGTCACCGGTATGATGATCAGAGTGAGACTGAAGAGACGGTACGGGCGCTCAGTGATCTTGTTGCCCAGGGAAAGATCCTCTATTGGGGAACGAGTATGTGGTCTGCATCACAACTCGAGGAAGCAGTCGGCATCGCAAGAGCAACTGGTAGCTATGCTCCGGTCAGCGAGCAGCCGCAGTACAATATGCTCGAACGCGAGCAGGTTGAAGGCGATGTCGAAGACACCTGCGCACGCCATGGTATCGGCCTCGTGGTATGGAGCCCTCTGGCGCAGGGCGTACTAACCGGCAAGTATAACGACGGTATCCCCGAGGACAGTCGTGCCAAATCAGTCGATCAGAACTGGTTCGCGCGGCAGTTGGAGACGGGACGAATCGAGCGAGTGCGAAAACTCACCGCGCTGGCAGGCGAGATGGACACGACTCCCTCGGCGCTCGCTCTGGCCTGGGCTCTGAGGAATCGGGTCGTTTCTAGTGTTATCACCGGCGCAACCAAACCGGCGCAGGTCCATGAAAACTTGAAAGCCCTGGACGTAGAAATTACGCCTGACATTGACGCGAAGATCGAAGACATCCTTCAGAACAAGCCGCAGCGCAGAAGACACAACTAG
- a CDS encoding ribulose-phosphate 3-epimerase, with translation MSRIKIAPSILAADFTRLGQQLADAESAGADWIHIDVMDGRFVPNISFGPLVVEAARRTTTLPLDVHLMIVEPEKYVTEFVRAGASQISVHVEASPHLHRTLQVIRESGVKAGVALNPHTPVSAISEVLNLIDTVIVMSVNPGFGGQTLIESTLAKFRQLRNLAAERGLEFELEADGGVNAQTASVVIAAGASVLIAGSAVFSAKHTVREGIDLLRAVIGGHRGGK, from the coding sequence GTGAGCCGAATTAAGATCGCACCATCGATACTAGCCGCGGACTTCACCCGCCTCGGCCAACAACTGGCAGATGCAGAGAGTGCGGGAGCGGACTGGATTCATATCGATGTGATGGATGGCCGATTCGTGCCTAATATTTCATTTGGTCCACTGGTCGTTGAGGCTGCGCGGCGCACCACTACGCTCCCTCTCGATGTGCACCTGATGATTGTCGAGCCCGAGAAATATGTCACTGAATTTGTCAGAGCCGGGGCTTCGCAAATCAGCGTACATGTTGAAGCATCCCCGCATTTACACCGCACACTGCAGGTCATTCGAGAGAGTGGCGTCAAGGCGGGCGTAGCGCTAAATCCGCATACGCCGGTCAGCGCGATCAGCGAAGTGCTGAACCTGATTGATACGGTGATCGTGATGTCGGTGAATCCGGGCTTTGGAGGCCAGACGCTGATTGAGTCCACACTGGCTAAGTTCCGCCAACTCAGGAATCTGGCGGCGGAAAGAGGGCTGGAATTCGAACTCGAAGCCGATGGCGGAGTGAACGCTCAGACTGCATCAGTCGTCATCGCTGCAGGTGCTTCGGTGCTGATCGCCGGCAGCGCCGTATTTTCCGCGAAACATACGGTACGCGAAGGTATCGACCTGCTGCGGGCAGTGATAGGGGGACATCGTGGGGGGAAATGA
- a CDS encoding 50S ribosomal protein L28 has translation MAICATCGKKPQFGNSRSFSMRATRRKFNPNLQVVKIKEGGVFVRKTLCTKCIKTLAKNA, from the coding sequence ATGGCGATTTGTGCGACATGTGGTAAAAAACCGCAGTTTGGCAATAGCCGCAGTTTCTCGATGCGGGCCACGCGGCGGAAGTTCAATCCCAATTTGCAGGTTGTAAAGATCAAGGAAGGCGGCGTTTTTGTCCGCAAGACTCTTTGCACCAAATGCATCAAGACGCTGGCCAAGAACGCCTAA
- a CDS encoding acetyl-CoA carboxylase biotin carboxylase subunit has translation MLKKCLIANRGEIAVRIIRACRDLGIATVAVYSDADANARHVRMADEAVGIGGPAPSSSYLMGEKLIAAALRTGADCVHPGYGFLSENADFAQAVIDSGLVWVGPPPDAIQKMGVKTAAREIMEQAGVPLVPGFQATEASDVEFTAEAARIGYPIMVKAAGGGGGKGIRVVRSPEDLVPALVSARREALKSFSDPRVFLERYIEAGRHIEVQVLADQHGNTVHLFERECSAQRRHQKVIEESPSPLLTADQRAAIGRAGVAAAEAVGYVNAGTVEFIATPQGEFYFLEMNTRLQVEHPVTELVTGQDLVQLQLRIAGGEAIPFTQGDLSQRGHALECRVYAEDPGNNFLPATGTVLKFVAPDGPGIRVDSGIKTGDCVTIHYDPMIAKVITSGPTRAAAVNRMIGALRQTVVLGVSTNIPFLLKLLDHPAFAEGKVDTTFVDNHLTELLPQAEDVDPMALIALALSESSRHQSAAGTVRSDSDPFSPWNRADGFRLWS, from the coding sequence ATGCTGAAAAAGTGCCTGATCGCTAACCGGGGAGAAATCGCGGTGCGGATTATTCGCGCTTGCCGCGATTTGGGCATCGCGACGGTGGCCGTTTATTCCGACGCCGACGCAAACGCGCGTCATGTCCGGATGGCCGATGAAGCTGTCGGCATTGGCGGACCCGCTCCTTCGTCAAGTTATCTCATGGGTGAGAAACTGATCGCTGCGGCCCTGCGGACCGGTGCGGATTGTGTTCATCCAGGCTATGGATTTTTGAGCGAAAACGCGGACTTCGCGCAAGCCGTCATCGACTCGGGCCTGGTGTGGGTAGGACCGCCCCCTGATGCAATCCAGAAGATGGGCGTCAAGACCGCTGCGCGCGAGATCATGGAGCAGGCGGGTGTGCCGCTTGTCCCGGGGTTTCAGGCGACAGAGGCGAGCGATGTCGAATTCACGGCCGAAGCGGCGCGTATCGGCTATCCGATTATGGTCAAGGCCGCGGGCGGCGGCGGCGGCAAAGGTATTCGCGTCGTACGAAGTCCAGAAGACTTAGTCCCAGCGCTGGTCTCGGCGCGCCGGGAGGCGCTGAAATCGTTTAGCGATCCGCGCGTGTTTCTGGAACGGTATATCGAGGCGGGCCGGCATATCGAAGTGCAGGTCCTGGCAGACCAGCATGGAAATACGGTGCATCTGTTTGAGCGTGAATGCAGCGCGCAGCGACGCCATCAGAAAGTCATCGAAGAGTCCCCATCGCCGCTTCTCACAGCGGACCAACGGGCTGCCATTGGCCGGGCAGGGGTTGCTGCTGCTGAAGCAGTCGGCTATGTGAACGCCGGAACGGTCGAGTTTATCGCAACGCCCCAGGGCGAGTTTTACTTCCTGGAGATGAATACGCGGCTGCAGGTTGAACATCCCGTCACAGAACTGGTTACTGGTCAGGACCTGGTGCAGCTACAGCTTCGAATTGCGGGGGGCGAAGCCATTCCGTTCACACAAGGCGATCTCTCTCAGCGAGGTCACGCGCTTGAGTGCAGAGTGTACGCGGAAGACCCGGGTAACAACTTCCTCCCAGCAACCGGAACGGTTTTGAAGTTTGTTGCCCCGGATGGCCCGGGGATACGGGTGGACAGCGGGATTAAGACGGGCGACTGCGTCACGATTCACTACGACCCAATGATCGCAAAGGTCATCACTTCTGGCCCAACCCGCGCGGCCGCTGTAAACAGAATGATTGGCGCGCTCCGTCAAACCGTCGTTCTGGGTGTCTCGACGAACATCCCATTTCTACTCAAGCTGCTCGACCACCCTGCATTCGCTGAAGGCAAGGTGGACACTACGTTTGTCGACAACCATTTGACGGAGCTGCTCCCTCAGGCCGAGGATGTCGATCCAATGGCACTGATTGCACTCGCTTTATCGGAGTCGTCCCGTCACCAAAGCGCTGCAGGCACTGTGAGAAGCGACTCCGACCCCTTTAGCCCGTGGAACCGAGCAGACGGTTTCCGCCTGTGGTCATGA
- a CDS encoding DAK2 domain-containing protein: MVVEVSRRVCDGIKLKYLFAAGLAWLEHNRERVNQLNVYPVPDGDTGTNMTLTMRKAYGAVADWDDANVGKVAEAVAKGALLGARGNSGVILSQILRGFANGLKDREVFDGGTFAYCCKLAAESAYRAVEKPVEGTILSVAKAAAEAAFRVSQEENDLQVILEVTLATARDALRRTPEQLEVLRKAGVVDSGGQGLVYIFEGMTRMLQGEPVMLHETLMSSHTVDGDTHDGTWQDELEPEDEEGYGYDVQFLMRGQSFDVSKVRRDFESMGWSTLVVGDETLIKVHIHVHNPADPIGYAIDAGAALDDIVVENMQLQYEAQAAKRVKKDLDDAPVVVEGVAVITVAAGDGLRRLMVKELGASVVVSGGQTMNPSAEDFLSAINAIGNSEIIILPNNKNIVMAAEQAAKLSVTKNVRVVPSRTIPQGVSALFAYMNTKEGTDLEGIFGAMQAAIASVRSAEITTSTKTITLDGISAQEGQVIGLLDGKLSAAGDTIDGVVETVLGKGEAHNADLITLYFGDVVREPQANRLAETLRNKFPGPEVQVVRGGQPLYPYLISIE; the protein is encoded by the coding sequence ATGGTTGTCGAAGTCTCCCGCCGCGTCTGCGACGGTATAAAACTCAAGTACTTGTTCGCCGCCGGCTTAGCCTGGCTCGAGCACAATCGCGAACGCGTGAACCAGCTCAATGTGTATCCGGTCCCAGATGGTGATACTGGCACCAACATGACACTGACCATGCGCAAGGCGTACGGAGCAGTGGCCGATTGGGACGATGCAAATGTCGGCAAGGTCGCCGAAGCCGTTGCCAAAGGCGCGCTTCTGGGCGCACGCGGAAATTCCGGCGTGATTCTTTCGCAGATCCTCCGCGGTTTCGCGAATGGTCTCAAAGATAGGGAGGTGTTCGACGGCGGTACATTTGCCTACTGCTGCAAGCTGGCTGCCGAGTCGGCCTATCGCGCCGTGGAAAAGCCTGTCGAGGGCACAATCCTGAGCGTCGCAAAGGCCGCCGCGGAAGCGGCGTTCCGCGTGTCGCAGGAGGAAAACGATCTCCAGGTAATCCTCGAAGTCACTCTCGCCACAGCAAGAGACGCGCTCAGACGCACGCCTGAGCAACTTGAAGTGCTGCGAAAGGCCGGCGTTGTCGATTCTGGCGGACAAGGCCTAGTCTATATCTTCGAAGGCATGACCCGCATGCTTCAGGGCGAACCAGTCATGCTGCACGAGACGTTGATGTCCAGCCATACGGTCGACGGAGATACGCACGACGGTACCTGGCAAGACGAACTCGAACCTGAGGACGAAGAAGGCTACGGCTACGACGTTCAGTTTCTGATGCGCGGGCAATCCTTTGACGTATCGAAAGTCCGGCGTGACTTCGAATCGATGGGATGGTCGACGCTGGTTGTGGGTGACGAAACGCTGATCAAAGTTCACATCCACGTCCATAATCCGGCTGATCCAATCGGATATGCAATTGATGCCGGCGCGGCACTGGACGACATTGTTGTCGAAAACATGCAGCTCCAGTATGAAGCACAGGCCGCGAAACGGGTCAAAAAAGACCTCGACGACGCGCCGGTAGTGGTTGAAGGCGTAGCCGTCATCACTGTCGCCGCCGGAGATGGTCTGCGCCGCCTGATGGTGAAGGAACTTGGGGCTTCCGTAGTTGTCAGCGGAGGCCAAACCATGAACCCAAGTGCTGAGGACTTCCTTAGCGCGATCAACGCAATCGGCAATAGCGAGATCATCATTCTGCCGAACAACAAGAATATCGTCATGGCTGCTGAACAGGCCGCTAAACTGAGCGTCACCAAGAATGTACGCGTGGTCCCAAGCCGAACAATTCCGCAGGGGGTGTCCGCTCTGTTTGCCTATATGAATACGAAGGAAGGCACAGATCTGGAAGGGATATTCGGTGCAATGCAGGCGGCAATCGCAAGCGTGCGCTCGGCGGAGATCACAACTTCAACCAAGACAATTACCCTGGACGGAATATCGGCTCAGGAAGGCCAGGTTATCGGCTTACTGGACGGAAAGCTCTCTGCGGCAGGAGACACGATCGACGGAGTTGTTGAAACAGTTTTGGGCAAAGGTGAGGCTCACAACGCCGACCTGATAACGCTCTACTTTGGCGACGTAGTGCGCGAACCGCAGGCAAACAGGCTTGCTGAGACTCTGCGTAACAAGTTTCCTGGGCCAGAGGTTCAGGTCGTACGCGGTGGACAACCGCTTTACCCGTACCTGATTAGCATTGAATAG
- a CDS encoding glycosyltransferase family 4 protein produces MISKAAVVGIYQRKLEDIARLGVDLTVVVPPSWRDERGEQHLERVYTQGYRLEILPIRLNGSFHLHTYAGLGRLFREAAPQIVHIDEEPYNAAAWQAYFHARRARAKTVVFSWQNILRRYPPPFSWGERWVLGGASTLIAGTQSAAEVWRAKGFREQIDVIPQFGTDPELFQPAPHAPRPFTVGYFGRLVEEKGVTLLLKAMADLDGEWQLLLLGGGPLRAELAACAESLGIEKRVVFLDQVPSMQMPSLYHQIDVLALPSLTRPNWKEQFGRVLVEAMCSGVPVVGSDSGAIPAIVGDTGLIVPEGDPVALAHAFLRLRHDLELYARSAAAGRLRAEHLFTHKAVAEATVSLYRKLLSAEVVAQK; encoded by the coding sequence ATGATTTCCAAGGCCGCTGTTGTGGGCATATACCAGCGCAAACTTGAGGACATCGCTCGTCTGGGAGTGGATCTGACGGTGGTTGTTCCTCCTTCATGGCGCGACGAACGCGGTGAGCAGCACTTGGAGCGAGTCTACACGCAAGGATACCGGTTGGAAATCCTGCCCATTCGTTTGAACGGTAGTTTTCACTTGCACACTTACGCAGGGCTTGGCCGCCTGTTCCGTGAAGCTGCCCCGCAAATTGTTCATATCGACGAAGAACCTTATAACGCTGCGGCATGGCAGGCGTATTTTCACGCCAGGCGGGCGCGGGCAAAGACGGTGGTATTCAGCTGGCAGAATATACTCAGGCGCTACCCCCCGCCGTTTAGTTGGGGCGAACGGTGGGTTCTGGGGGGGGCAAGTACCTTGATTGCTGGAACCCAAAGCGCCGCCGAGGTCTGGCGTGCCAAAGGCTTCCGTGAGCAGATCGATGTCATCCCTCAGTTCGGTACCGATCCTGAGCTGTTTCAGCCCGCACCCCATGCGCCACGACCATTTACCGTGGGTTACTTTGGCCGGCTGGTTGAGGAAAAAGGTGTTACGCTCTTACTGAAGGCAATGGCGGACCTGGACGGCGAGTGGCAACTGCTGCTGCTCGGGGGTGGCCCATTGCGGGCCGAGCTGGCAGCCTGCGCGGAGTCGCTAGGCATCGAAAAGCGAGTCGTGTTTCTCGATCAGGTACCGTCTATGCAGATGCCGTCCCTGTATCATCAGATAGACGTACTCGCTTTGCCGTCACTCACACGACCGAACTGGAAAGAGCAGTTTGGCCGCGTGTTGGTCGAAGCAATGTGCAGCGGAGTTCCGGTTGTCGGCTCTGACAGTGGTGCGATACCAGCGATCGTCGGCGATACCGGACTGATCGTGCCCGAGGGCGATCCAGTTGCGCTAGCTCACGCGTTTTTACGGTTACGCCATGATCTCGAACTCTATGCCCGCAGTGCTGCGGCCGGACGTCTACGGGCTGAACATCTTTTCACACACAAAGCGGTCGCTGAAGCGACTGTCAGTTTGTACCGCAAGCTGCTTTCCGCCGAAGTAGTTGCTCAGAAATAG
- a CDS encoding DegV family protein: MKNMAVTKIKFVTDTVADLPTEMIERYDIAVVPTFVNYGGQSFADDGKELDREAFYRELPTMSTHATTAAPPPALAEETLQRHFEGADHLIAIVTPAKLSATYNSFRIGGAGLPADRYTLIDSGQLAMGLGWQVVTGAEVASQTGSVQATIDAIQRVQKNQALYCGLATMEYLRRSGRVGWASAGIGALLQIKPILQVIDGEVKPAARIRTFSKAVDFLIDMIQQQGTLDKMAIIHSNNLEGALEIKERVKQILPKDTIVTNIGPTLGVHIGPGSLGFASVSATWKA; encoded by the coding sequence GTGAAGAACATGGCAGTTACGAAGATTAAGTTTGTCACGGACACCGTAGCGGACCTGCCCACTGAAATGATCGAGCGGTATGACATCGCTGTCGTACCCACTTTTGTCAATTATGGAGGCCAAAGTTTTGCGGACGACGGAAAGGAGCTTGATCGCGAGGCGTTCTATCGTGAGCTGCCCACCATGTCGACGCATGCCACCACAGCGGCCCCCCCACCCGCGCTTGCCGAGGAAACTCTACAGCGCCATTTTGAAGGTGCAGATCACCTGATCGCAATTGTTACACCGGCAAAATTGAGTGCGACGTATAATTCATTCAGGATTGGTGGTGCCGGACTTCCCGCCGACCGATATACCCTGATTGACAGCGGACAGCTCGCTATGGGTCTGGGCTGGCAGGTGGTCACTGGTGCCGAGGTTGCGTCTCAAACCGGCAGTGTGCAGGCAACCATAGACGCGATCCAGCGCGTGCAGAAGAACCAGGCGCTGTACTGTGGACTGGCAACGATGGAGTACCTGCGCCGGAGCGGCCGGGTCGGTTGGGCATCGGCCGGCATCGGCGCGCTGCTCCAGATCAAGCCGATATTGCAGGTTATAGACGGTGAGGTTAAGCCCGCCGCGCGAATCCGTACGTTCAGCAAGGCCGTCGATTTTCTGATCGACATGATTCAGCAGCAGGGCACGCTCGACAAGATGGCCATCATACACTCGAATAATCTCGAGGGCGCGCTGGAAATCAAAGAACGTGTAAAGCAAATTCTACCGAAGGACACTATCGTCACAAACATCGGTCCGACATTGGGTGTACATATTGGCCCGGGATCGTTAGGGTTTGCGAGCGTCAGTGCCACATGGAAAGCGTAA
- a CDS encoding DegV family EDD domain-containing protein → MLNVLIVTDSSASFPDRSTLSSPNLHVIPSRIKLGDQVLLEGVDIPTREVWEKIRGGSPKPVVEPPSALDFYKVFQAASKRYDGILSIHASAALSDSFRNAQAAADRISGRCEVAQIDSQSLCVGQALLAAEALRLLGSVSSFDELERGVRTQTARLFAIYYVESTEALLHNDIVSAEHSVLSAMLGVKPLLTIDDGKVVTTGKARTRAQIVDQLVEFAQGFVAFDAAVVIQPDLAQRSETTRALLNRLTETFPGKSFTLSGYSPAMASILGQHAGGLVILGSRLGEEHGSYED, encoded by the coding sequence ATGTTAAACGTTCTCATTGTCACGGACAGCAGTGCGAGTTTTCCAGACAGGTCAACGCTGAGTTCTCCGAATCTCCATGTGATCCCCAGCCGGATCAAGCTGGGTGATCAGGTGTTGCTTGAAGGCGTTGATATCCCAACCCGCGAGGTATGGGAGAAAATCCGAGGCGGTTCTCCGAAACCGGTTGTGGAACCGCCTAGTGCCCTGGACTTCTACAAGGTTTTTCAGGCTGCATCGAAGAGATACGATGGGATTCTGAGTATTCATGCGTCCGCCGCTTTGTCGGATAGTTTCCGCAATGCCCAGGCAGCCGCAGATCGTATCAGCGGGCGCTGCGAAGTCGCGCAGATCGACTCGCAGTCTTTATGCGTGGGACAGGCACTACTGGCCGCGGAAGCTCTGCGCCTGTTGGGCAGCGTTTCCAGCTTTGACGAACTGGAGCGAGGCGTTCGCACGCAGACAGCACGGCTGTTTGCCATATACTATGTTGAATCCACCGAGGCGTTGCTCCATAATGACATAGTCTCCGCGGAGCATAGTGTACTGAGCGCGATGTTGGGCGTAAAACCGCTCCTGACGATTGACGACGGTAAAGTCGTCACGACGGGCAAGGCCAGGACACGCGCTCAGATCGTCGATCAGCTGGTAGAATTCGCGCAGGGTTTTGTGGCTTTCGATGCGGCCGTCGTCATCCAGCCCGATCTGGCCCAGAGGAGCGAGACCACACGTGCACTCCTCAATCGGTTGACCGAGACGTTTCCCGGCAAGTCGTTTACGTTGAGTGGGTACTCTCCGGCCATGGCCTCAATCCTGGGGCAGCATGCCGGAGGTTTAGTGATTTTAGGTTCAAGATTAGGTGAAGAACATGGCAGTTACGAAGATTAA